From the genome of Halomonas sp. I5-271120, one region includes:
- the folD gene encoding bifunctional methylenetetrahydrofolate dehydrogenase/methenyltetrahydrofolate cyclohydrolase FolD, whose amino-acid sequence MTAQLIDGKAIAAHVRQQVARQVAARHESSARSPGLAVVLVGEDAASEIYVRNKHRACEEAGIISFRHQLPADTSQADLEALVDELNADERVDGILVQLPLPEHLDPRPILERIKPDKDVDGFHPYNLGRLAQRLPLLRPCTPKGVMTLLQESGLNVRGLDATIVGASNIVGRPMALELMLAGCTTTVCHRFTKDLEAQVRRADLLVVAVGKPGLVKGEWVKEGAIVIDVGINRNDDGKLIGDVEFTPAAERASYITPVPGGVGPMTVASLLENTLYAAELHDPMKAE is encoded by the coding sequence ATGACCGCCCAACTGATCGATGGCAAGGCCATTGCCGCTCATGTTCGTCAACAGGTTGCCCGCCAGGTAGCGGCCCGTCACGAATCCAGCGCACGCAGTCCAGGCCTGGCCGTGGTGCTGGTCGGTGAAGATGCGGCATCCGAAATCTATGTGCGCAACAAGCATCGCGCATGCGAAGAAGCCGGCATTATCTCCTTTCGCCACCAGTTGCCCGCGGACACCAGCCAAGCCGATCTGGAGGCGCTGGTCGACGAGCTGAATGCCGATGAGCGCGTTGACGGCATCCTGGTACAGCTGCCGCTGCCCGAGCACCTGGACCCGCGCCCTATTCTCGAGCGCATCAAGCCCGACAAGGACGTCGACGGCTTCCACCCCTACAACCTCGGCCGCCTGGCTCAGCGCCTACCACTGCTGCGCCCCTGCACGCCCAAGGGTGTCATGACCCTGCTGCAGGAATCCGGCCTCAACGTGCGCGGACTGGACGCCACCATCGTTGGCGCCTCCAACATCGTCGGCCGACCGATGGCCCTGGAGCTGATGCTGGCCGGCTGCACCACCACCGTCTGCCACCGTTTTACCAAGGACCTCGAGGCTCAGGTGCGCCGCGCCGACCTGCTGGTGGTGGCAGTAGGCAAGCCGGGGCTGGTCAAGGGCGAGTGGGTGAAGGAAGGCGCTATCGTCATTGACGTGGGTATCAACCGCAATGATGACGGCAAGCTGATCGGTGACGTGGAGTTCACCCCGGCCGCCGAACGCGCCAGCTACATCACGCCGGTCCCCGGCGGCGTCGGTCCGATGACGGTCGCCTCGCTGCTCGAGAACACTCTCTACGCCGCGGAACTCCATGATCCCATGAAGGCCGAATGA